Below is a window of Labilithrix sp. DNA.
GCGTCCGCCGGCGCCGCCGCGTACGTGTGCGCGAAGTAGTAGTGCGCGCTCTCGAGCACCGCGCTCGGCTTCGCGCGCTCGGCGCGGTTCCAGCCCATGTGCGGGAGCGGCGCGTCGGCGCCGGGCGCGAGCCGCCGGACGCGTCCGCGGAAGACGCCGAGCCCGCGCGCGCCGGGCGCCTCGTCGCTCTCGTCGAAGAGCACCTGGAGCCCGAGGCAGATCCCGAGGTAGGGCGCGCCGGATCGGACCTTGTCGCCGATCGCCTCGCGCAAGCCGGCGGCGTCGAGCGCGGCCGCGAACGCGCCGAACGAGCCTTGCCCCGGGACGACGAGCACGTCGGCGCGACGCACCTCGTCGGGATCGGCGGTCACGATGGTTCGTCCGACCGGAACAGAGCGCGCGAGCGCGCGCACGACGCTGCGGACGTTGCCGACCCCGGTGGCGAGCGCCGCGATCCGCATCGCCGGAAGGCCATAGCACGCTACCCACCGGCCGTGTATGGTGCGCCGCGATGGCGTCGCTTGGTAAGCGCCTGCTCCTCGGCTCGTTCGGCGCGGGCGTCGTGCTCGTCCTCTCCTGCGGCTCTCCACCTGCGAAGCCGCCGGTCGTGCCGGTCTCGGATCGTTGCCCCGACATCACGAAGGCCGACGACGTGGCCGCGTTCGACTTCGTCCAGGAGCACGCGCTCTCGCGCGCCGCGGCCGATCGGATGAAGGCCGCGATCCTCGCCGGGCTCGAGGTCGAGGCCCTCGCGGAGAAGCTCGACGCCGACCTCGGCATCGCGTGCGCGCAGATCGTCCACGACCTCGGCAAGGGCGGCGACTACCACTCCGGCCTCGAGGCCTGCACCGCCGCGGTCAAGGCGGTGCAAGAGGCGCGCGCGAAGCTCGGTCCGAAGACGCAGACGCAGCTCGTCGTGCGGAAGCCGATGTGCCTCGTCGACGCCTCGCTCGTGACGAAGTGCGCGAGCCTCTGCGACTCCTCCGTTCCGTCCGAGAAGGCCAAGAGCGAGTGCGCCGAGAGCGCGGGCCGCTGCGACGGCGACTGCGAGGGCGGCTGCGAGCCGAAGGGACCGGCGAGCTGCGGCGGGACGTGCGAGGGGACGTGCGAGGGCACGATCAAGGGCACCTGCGGCGGTCGCTGCACCGGCACCTGCGACGGCAAGAAGGTCAACGGGCCCTGCCTCGGCGTCTGCGCCGGCACGTGCGCGAGCGCGGTCGAGGCGGAGTGCAAAGGGCTCTGCAACGGGACGTGCCGCCTCACGAAGGCGGGCATCTGCGGCGACGGCGTCTGCGCCGGAAAATGCACGGTCGAGCTCGCGGACCCGAAGTGCGCGGGCGAGTTCAGCCCGCCCGCGGTCAGCGCCGAGTGCCGCGCGCGCTGCGACCTCGCGGTGATGAACAAGACCGAGTGCGGCCTCCCGCAGGTCGGCTACCTCGTCGTGAGCCCGTCGGCGAAGGACGCCGAGGCGATGAAGGCCGCGATCGACAAAGCGTTCCCCGCGCTCCTGAAGATCCTCGCCGAGCTCGGGCCCCAGGGCGCGGCGCGCGTGCAGAAGGCGCAGCAGCTCATCGACGCGGCGCGCGCGAGCTTCAAGGAAATCGCTAGATCCGGCGGAAACGCACCGGCGGCGGAGGCGCAGCTCCGGAAGTGCTTCGAGGAGCCGTTCAAGAAGGCGGTCGCCGCGGCCGCGGCCGCGAAATCGAGCATCGATCAAGCGACCGGCGTCCGCGACGAGGCGACGAAGGCACCCGCGCCGGCGCCCTGATACGATCGCGCGGTGCGCTGGGCGCTCCTCGCCGTCGTCCTCGGGACCGTCGCGTGCAACGCGCTCGTCGGCTTCGACGACTTCGAGCGCGCGCCGGCCGCGCCGCCGCCCGCGGACGACGACGACGACGACGACCTCGCGCCGGACGCCTCCGCCGACGCGACGGCGCGCGGCTGCGACCCGACGAAGCCCTTCGCCGAGCCGGTCAAGCTCGGCGGGCCCGTCAACACGGTGAGCTCCTACCAGAACGCCCCGACCCTCACCGACGACGAGCTCACGATCGTGTTCAGCCGCGCCATCGGTCAGCTCCAGGGCAAGCTCCTCACCGCGACGCGCGCGTCGATCGACCAGGACTTCGGCGCGCCGAAGGAGATCGACGTCGGCGGCTCGGCGCACAGCTTCTCCCCGACGATGACGGGCGACGGGCTCGCGCTGTTCTGGAGCGAATACGAGGACGTGCAGGGCGACACGATCCGGCGCGCGCGCATCCTCACCGCGCGGCGCGCGAGCGTCGACGCGGCGTTCGGGCCGCCGGAGGCGTATCGCGAGGACGCCGAGCCCCTCGCGTTCTCTCCTCACGTGTCGCGTGACGGCACCGAGCTCTTCCTCTCGCTTCCCGAGGCCGACACGATCCACCTCCACCGCGCGCGGCGCGGCTTCCTCGGCGCGTACGAGGCGCCGACCAAGCTCACCGAGCTCGCGCTGGACGGCGTGGCCGACGGCGGCGTGGCGCTCACGAGCGATCGCCTCACCCTGTTCTTCTCCTCGAACCGCCCCGGCAGCGCGGGCGTCAACGACATCTGGGTGACGAAGCGCGCGGCGGTCGAGTCGCCGTTCGGCGCCGCGAAGCGCGTGACGGAGCTCGCCTCGCCGGACGCCGATCGGCCGGGTTGGGTGTCGGTCGACGGCTGTCGCCTGTACATGGCGCGCGGGAGCGAGGTCACCACCATCGGCGCGATCTACGTCGCGACCCGCCCGCCGCGGTGAGGGGCTGCTAGTCTCGTCATCGTGCGCTGGCCGGCGGCCTTGTTCGTTTTGTCGACCGTCGCGTGCAACGCGATCGTGAACTTCGGCGAGCTCCAGCGCGTCCCGGCGACCCTCGACGAGCCGCCGGCGGAAGAAGAAGAGCCCATCGTCGAGGGCGGCGCGCCGAAGCCGCCGAAGGAGGGCGGCGGCGCGAAGCCGCCCGGCTGCGATCCGACGAAGCCCTTCGGCACGCCGGTCTTGCTGCCGGGGCCGATCAACGCGGTGAGCGCGCTCGAGTCGTCGCCGACGCTCACCGACGACGAGCTCGTGATCGTCTTCGGGCGCATCGTCGGCTCCGCCGACACGAGCCTCGTGATGGCGACGCGGAGCTCGTTCGACGTCGAGTTCGGCGAGCCGCGCGCGGTCCCGGGCCTCGCCGCGACGCGGACGAGCCACGCCCCGACGATGACGGGCGACGGCCTCGTCCTCTTCTGGAGCGAGCAGGTGATCGACACCGGCGGGCGCGAGCCTGCGATCCTGAGCGCGAAGATCTTGAGCGCGCGGCGCAGCACGCGGTCGGCCGACTTCGGCGCCCCCGCGCCCTACCGGCAGAACGAGGACAACGGGCTCAAGACCTCGCCGTTCGTCACGCGCGACGGGAGCGAGCTCTACTTCTCGCAGTTCGAGTCGCCGGAGGTCATCCACGTCTATCGATCGGTGCGCGGCGAGTTCAACGTCTACCAGCCACCCGAGCGCGTGAACGAGCTCGCGTCGGACGACGGGAGCGAGGGCGGCATCGCGATGACGGACGACGGGCTGAGGATCTACTTCGCGTCGAGCCGCGCCGGCGCGGAGGGCGCGAACGACGTGTACACCGCGACGCGCAAGGACCGCGCGTCGCCGTGGACGAACATCGAGCGTGTCCCCGAGCTGAGCTCGCCGTCGTCCGACCGACCGGGTTGGCTCTCGCCCGACGGCTGTCGTCTCTACATGGGGAGCGAGCGCGAGTCGGGCGGCGGCCTCTTCGTCGCGACGAAGCCGCCGAAGTAGGGCGCTCGCTCGCTACGCGACGAGGACGGTGCCGACCGATCCCGGCTCACGCACCGCGCGCGCGAGGTCGCCGCGCTCGAGGCGGCCCATGATGTAGACCGCGCGGACGCCCTTCTCGATCGCGGCGAAGGACTCCTCGAGCTTCGGGACCATGCCCTTCGTCACGACGCCGTCTTCGATCGCCTTCTTGCCCTCCGCGAAGGTCATCTTGCCGATGCGGGACGAAGGATCGGCGATGTCCTTCAAGACGCCGGGCACGTCGGTGACGAGCACGAGCGCCCGCGCGTCGAGGCGGATCGCGACCTGGTTCGCGACCGCGTCCGCGTTGATGTTGTAAACTACACCTTTCTCGTCGCAGCCGAGGCACGCGAGGACGGGGACGTAGCCGGCGCCGCCGAGGAGGGAGAGGAGCTCGCCGTTGACGCCGGCGACGTCGCCGACGAGCCCGAAGTCGACGGGATCGGGGCCCGCGCTCGGGACGACCATCGGCGGGCGGCGGTTCGCGCGCACGGTGAGCGAGCTCGCGCCGTGGAGGCCGACCGGCTTCGCGCCCGCGGCGACGAGCGCGGAGCACAGGTCGATGTTGACCTTGCCGCCGACCGTCATCTTCATCACGTCGAGCGTCGCCGCGTCGGTCACGCGGCGGCCGCCGACGATGGTGGGCGTCTGGCCGAGCGTCTTCTGGAGCGCGGTCGCCTGCGGTCCGCCGCCGTGGACCATGAGGACGGGCACGCCGCTCGCGACGAGCTCCGCGACGTCGGCCGCGATCGCGGCCATGTGCGCGCTCTGCACGACCTCGCCGCCGACCTTGATGACGACGGGGCCCGACACGGGGCTCGTCACGGCCAGCCGCCGGGGTCTTCGAGCGACGTCCTCTCGTCGACGCCGAGCATGATGTTCATCGACTGGATCGCCTGGCCCGCGCCGCCCTTGATCAGGTTGTCGGTCGCGGAGAAACACGCGACGACGCCCTCGCCGACCTGGACGCCGACCTCGGCGTAGTTGGTGTTCGAGACCGCGGCGACCTCGGGGAGGCGCTTCGCGGGGACGCGCACGAACGGCTCCTTGGCGTAGGCGTCCTTGTAGAGTGCATTGATCTTGTCGGCGGGCTGATCGAGGCGCACGAAGCACGTCGCGAAGATGCCGCGCGAGAGCGGCGCGCTGACGGGGACGAAGCGGATCGCGAGCTCCTTCGCGCCCGCGTCGACGAGGGTCTGCTCGATCTCGGGGATGTGCTGGTGATCGAGCGGCTTGTAGGTGCGGAGGTTCACCGCGCGGGTCGGGTGGTGCGTGCCCGCGCTCGGGACGACGCCGCTGCCGGAGGAGCCGGTGATGCCCACGACCTCGACCGCGCCGGTGAGGAGGCCCGCGCGCGCGAGGGGCATGAGCGCGAGCTCGATCGTCGTCGCGAAGCAGCCCGGCGACGCGACGTACTTCGCGCCCTTGATCTTCTCGCGGTTCAGCTCGGGGAGGCCGTAGACGAACGAGCCGTCGGTGAGGCGATCGGCGCACGGATGATCGGCGTGGTAGTAGCGCTTGTAGAGCGCGGCGTCGCGGAGGCGGAAGTCGCCGGAGAGGTCGACGACGCGCGCGCCGGACGCGATGAGCTCCGGCATCTTCGTCGCGCTGACCTTGTGCGGGAGCCCGAGGAGGACGACGTCCATGCCCGCGGCGGCCTCGGCCGGGGTGATGCCCTCGAACTTCAGGTCGGTCTGCCCCTCGAGGTGGGGGTGCGCGGCGGAGAGCGGCTCGCCGACGAAGTCGACGGACGCGACGCGCGCGAGCTCGACGTGGGGGTGGAGGAGGAGGCGCCGGATCAGCTCACCGCCGCCGTAACCGCTGCCGCCGATGACCGCGGCTTTGAAGCGCTTCGTCATGGCGAGGCACCCTAGTCGGCTTGTCGCTTCGGCGCCATCGTCCCCATGATCCAGTCGAAGAGCGGCACGGTGACGTTGAAGTTGTAGCGCTGCATGACGCGCGGATCGTGGTGCCGCGCGTGGTGGGCGCGGAGGCGCGCGATGAGGCGGAGGCGGCCGATGAAGCTGTCCTTCGGCGCGTGGTAGCAGAGGTGGAGCACCTCGTAGCTGACCATGAAGAGGCTCGCGCTGAGGAGGAACAGCCAGCCCGCCGCGGCGGACCAGAAGTGCGCGACGACGAACGCGGCGGGCGCGGCCGCGGCGACGATGCCCGCGACGCCGGCGGCGGGGATGAGGACGAGGCGGAACTCCCTCACGCTCCGGAGCGCCATGTCCTCTTCGACGTAGACCATGTGATGCATCGGCGTGTGGCGGTCGTAGATGACCTCGACCGGCCAGCGGCGCTTGTGGAGGACGTCGCGATGGACCGCCCACTCGAAGAAGTTCGCGAAGAGCACGACGATCGGGATCACGAGGAGGTCGGTCCACGCGAACGTCGCGCGCGCGACGCCGGCGAGGCTCACGACGAGGACCGCGAGGCCGATGCCGGTCGTCGCGGCGAGGTGCGCGTACGGGCTGTACCACCACGGGATCTCGGCGAGCGCCGCGGCGCGGACCTTGTTCCGCCGCTCCTCGGTCAGGCCTCGCTTCGTCGCTTCCCGCAGCAGCTCTGCCGTGGGGTCGGCGTTGGGGATGCGTTCCGGGACGACGGGGAGGGTGGCCATGGTGCTGCTCGTTTCGTTGGGTCCTAGGAATACTGTACATTCTGTAAAAACAGAATGCACGTCTCAAATGCGAGTTTTCTCGTAAGATCGGGGCCCATGAGCGACCTGAGCGACCCGAGCGACCCGGCGAAGTGGCTCCGCGAGCAGGCAGGCGCGATGGAGCGCGCCCTGGCGGAGCTCGTCGCCGTCAACTCCTTCACCGAGAACAAGGACGGCGGGAACGAGGTCGGCCGTCGTCTGGAGGAGCTCTTCGCGATCCCGGGGCTCTCCGCGCGTCGCGTCGCGAGCACGAAGTTCGCGGACCACCTCGTCTTCTCGGCGGGCTCATCCACGCCGAAGGTCGCGCTCGTCGGGCACCTCGACACGGTCTTCCCGCCCGGCACGTTCGAGGGGTTCCGCCGCGACGGCGATCTCGCGCGCGGTCCCGGCGTCCTCGACATGAAGGGAGGCCTCGTCGTGGTGGCGTGGGCGCTGAAGGCGCTCGCCGAGACGGGCACGTTGCCGTCGCTCCGTCTCGTCATCGTGGCGGACGAGGAGGTCGGCTCGCCGGAGGGGCAGGCGGTCATCCGCGAAGCGACGGCGGGGGCGGAGAGCGCGCTCGTCTTCGAGGCGGGCCGCAAGGGCGACCTCGTCATCACGCGGCGGAAGGGGACCGGCTCGGTCACGCTCACGGCGCACGGCAAGGCCGCGCACGCGGGCAACGCGCACAAGGAGGGGGTC
It encodes the following:
- the argB gene encoding acetylglutamate kinase, which encodes MAAIAADVAELVASGVPVLMVHGGGPQATALQKTLGQTPTIVGGRRVTDAATLDVMKMTVGGKVNIDLCSALVAAGAKPVGLHGASSLTVRANRRPPMVVPSAGPDPVDFGLVGDVAGVNGELLSLLGGAGYVPVLACLGCDEKGVVYNINADAVANQVAIRLDARALVLVTDVPGVLKDIADPSSRIGKMTFAEGKKAIEDGVVTKGMVPKLEESFAAIEKGVRAVYIMGRLERGDLARAVREPGSVGTVLVA
- the hisH gene encoding imidazole glycerol phosphate synthase subunit HisH, whose product is MRIAALATGVGNVRSVVRALARSVPVGRTIVTADPDEVRRADVLVVPGQGSFGAFAAALDAAGLREAIGDKVRSGAPYLGICLGLQVLFDESDEAPGARGLGVFRGRVRRLAPGADAPLPHMGWNRAERAKPSAVLESAHYYFAHTYAAAPADASIVLATTTYGGETFASAIEDGAIVGVQFHPEKSQRAGLDLVERFFRTL
- a CDS encoding sterol desaturase family protein, coding for MATLPVVPERIPNADPTAELLREATKRGLTEERRNKVRAAALAEIPWWYSPYAHLAATTGIGLAVLVVSLAGVARATFAWTDLLVIPIVVLFANFFEWAVHRDVLHKRRWPVEVIYDRHTPMHHMVYVEEDMALRSVREFRLVLIPAAGVAGIVAAAAPAAFVVAHFWSAAAGWLFLLSASLFMVSYEVLHLCYHAPKDSFIGRLRLIARLRAHHARHHDPRVMQRYNFNVTVPLFDWIMGTMAPKRQAD
- a CDS encoding M20/M25/M40 family metallo-hydrolase encodes the protein MSDLSDPSDPAKWLREQAGAMERALAELVAVNSFTENKDGGNEVGRRLEELFAIPGLSARRVASTKFADHLVFSAGSSTPKVALVGHLDTVFPPGTFEGFRRDGDLARGPGVLDMKGGLVVVAWALKALAETGTLPSLRLVIVADEEVGSPEGQAVIREATAGAESALVFEAGRKGDLVITRRKGTGSVTLTAHGKAAHAGNAHKEGVNAVWALAKLVDRVQLLTDYARGVTVNVGKFTGGTSKNTVPDRAEALVDFRFETRADGEALVAAMRAAADECAAAVPGARIEIGGGIARPPLERTAASAALMEAYGAAARASGLASGEAALIGGGSDASTTSAMGIASIDGLGPRGIGFHTHDEQIEIASLLMKAEALARFLATLRAEA
- the argC gene encoding N-acetyl-gamma-glutamyl-phosphate reductase, yielding MTKRFKAAVIGGSGYGGGELIRRLLLHPHVELARVASVDFVGEPLSAAHPHLEGQTDLKFEGITPAEAAAGMDVVLLGLPHKVSATKMPELIASGARVVDLSGDFRLRDAALYKRYYHADHPCADRLTDGSFVYGLPELNREKIKGAKYVASPGCFATTIELALMPLARAGLLTGAVEVVGITGSSGSGVVPSAGTHHPTRAVNLRTYKPLDHQHIPEIEQTLVDAGAKELAIRFVPVSAPLSRGIFATCFVRLDQPADKINALYKDAYAKEPFVRVPAKRLPEVAAVSNTNYAEVGVQVGEGVVACFSATDNLIKGGAGQAIQSMNIMLGVDERTSLEDPGGWP
- a CDS encoding PD40 domain-containing protein; the protein is MRWALLAVVLGTVACNALVGFDDFERAPAAPPPADDDDDDDLAPDASADATARGCDPTKPFAEPVKLGGPVNTVSSYQNAPTLTDDELTIVFSRAIGQLQGKLLTATRASIDQDFGAPKEIDVGGSAHSFSPTMTGDGLALFWSEYEDVQGDTIRRARILTARRASVDAAFGPPEAYREDAEPLAFSPHVSRDGTELFLSLPEADTIHLHRARRGFLGAYEAPTKLTELALDGVADGGVALTSDRLTLFFSSNRPGSAGVNDIWVTKRAAVESPFGAAKRVTELASPDADRPGWVSVDGCRLYMARGSEVTTIGAIYVATRPPR
- a CDS encoding PD40 domain-containing protein; this translates as MRWPAALFVLSTVACNAIVNFGELQRVPATLDEPPAEEEEPIVEGGAPKPPKEGGGAKPPGCDPTKPFGTPVLLPGPINAVSALESSPTLTDDELVIVFGRIVGSADTSLVMATRSSFDVEFGEPRAVPGLAATRTSHAPTMTGDGLVLFWSEQVIDTGGREPAILSAKILSARRSTRSADFGAPAPYRQNEDNGLKTSPFVTRDGSELYFSQFESPEVIHVYRSVRGEFNVYQPPERVNELASDDGSEGGIAMTDDGLRIYFASSRAGAEGANDVYTATRKDRASPWTNIERVPELSSPSSDRPGWLSPDGCRLYMGSERESGGGLFVATKPPK